A genomic region of Gimesia chilikensis contains the following coding sequences:
- a CDS encoding putative quinol monooxygenase: protein MFCLNVILTLKDAADATEIEGLLAEACRLSRTEPGCLRFDVYHAEADPATFVLVEHWASEQAWQDHREEKAFKEIYEPQVLPRVERVPHRVKLLVE from the coding sequence ATGTTTTGTCTCAATGTGATTCTGACCCTGAAAGACGCAGCGGACGCGACCGAAATCGAAGGTCTGCTGGCGGAAGCCTGTCGCCTGTCGCGAACAGAGCCGGGCTGTCTGCGATTTGACGTCTATCATGCGGAAGCCGATCCGGCGACCTTCGTACTTGTGGAGCACTGGGCCAGCGAACAGGCCTGGCAGGACCACCGCGAAGAAAAGGCGTTTAAGGAAATCTACGAACCGCAGGTGCTGCCCCGTGTCGAACGGGTGCCCCACCGGGTGAAACTGCTGGTGGAATAA
- a CDS encoding flagellar hook-basal body protein, whose product MRKNFERIIFAVSVCVLAGVLFIQGILYLRDLGFTDESTPVTLSLSQDPHSVAEPESALTEGEQAPLADFPQIELALAEAKDGTELAAEAPTLDGPRLTVPESGQGKILANPESARPALPLLPALEAEHPQTPGPLMPPLNAEPLAEKPRQSDAAADKLIRSIIKEHLPHATPEELQIWFEELRGVPPKVANDMLAIRKLLQPKTALRMPIEKWEELNPTLELAPPQQQSVSSTHNRGSDQGGFIGFSSQADRDELLQRLRPTVDALRMSRDVIVNNIANAGTVGFKRLNVEFEALPYEYIETPASEKNSAAPPIAVGMGSQVLQTRLSQTAGELIRTGRKLDVAIEGQGFLQVSLGEQTLFTRAGRLMIDDQRRLCLRGSQQNFPLAPEIRVPESAHSVQIRENGAVVAIVTNKESADAEQELGTIQLSCFADDTELFPRESCLFEATARSGVPRELTPGKQGAGLLVAGMLEASNVSIAEELEALASIKQRVDALQTIYQLDTLEPVQADLGPPSDRIARPEGQRRPRGNRPIIK is encoded by the coding sequence ATGAGAAAAAACTTTGAACGGATTATCTTTGCAGTCTCTGTTTGTGTGCTGGCAGGAGTCCTCTTCATTCAGGGCATCCTGTATCTGAGAGATCTGGGATTCACAGACGAATCCACTCCCGTCACACTCTCACTCTCGCAGGATCCGCATTCTGTCGCTGAACCGGAATCGGCGCTGACTGAGGGCGAACAGGCTCCCCTGGCAGATTTTCCACAAATCGAGCTCGCACTCGCCGAAGCCAAAGACGGGACAGAACTCGCAGCCGAAGCACCCACACTCGACGGTCCCCGGCTGACTGTTCCCGAAAGTGGCCAGGGCAAGATTCTCGCCAACCCCGAGAGTGCCCGCCCCGCACTTCCACTGCTGCCCGCACTGGAAGCCGAACATCCACAAACACCCGGCCCGCTGATGCCACCTCTCAATGCAGAGCCGCTGGCTGAGAAGCCCAGACAAAGCGATGCCGCTGCTGACAAGCTGATCCGCTCGATCATCAAAGAACATCTGCCTCACGCCACCCCGGAAGAACTTCAGATCTGGTTCGAAGAGCTCAGAGGCGTCCCCCCCAAAGTCGCGAATGACATGCTCGCCATTCGTAAGCTCCTGCAGCCCAAAACCGCGCTGCGGATGCCCATCGAAAAATGGGAAGAGCTGAATCCCACACTGGAACTTGCACCGCCGCAACAACAGTCCGTCTCTTCGACGCACAACCGTGGCAGCGACCAGGGAGGCTTCATCGGCTTCTCGTCACAGGCCGACCGGGACGAACTCCTGCAGCGTCTGCGGCCCACCGTCGATGCCCTGCGGATGTCGCGGGATGTGATCGTCAACAACATCGCCAATGCAGGTACCGTCGGCTTCAAACGATTGAACGTGGAATTTGAAGCGCTCCCCTACGAATACATTGAAACGCCTGCCAGCGAGAAAAACTCGGCTGCACCGCCGATCGCCGTCGGCATGGGCAGCCAGGTCCTGCAGACCCGACTCTCGCAGACCGCCGGCGAACTGATCAGAACCGGCCGCAAGCTCGATGTCGCCATCGAAGGCCAGGGCTTTCTGCAGGTCAGCCTCGGAGAACAAACTTTGTTTACCCGCGCCGGCCGCCTGATGATTGACGACCAGCGTCGCCTCTGCCTGCGGGGTTCTCAACAGAATTTCCCACTCGCACCGGAAATCCGTGTTCCGGAATCGGCACACTCGGTGCAGATCCGTGAGAACGGCGCCGTCGTCGCGATTGTTACCAACAAAGAATCAGCCGACGCAGAACAGGAACTGGGCACCATCCAGCTGTCCTGCTTTGCCGACGACACCGAACTCTTTCCACGCGAGTCCTGCCTGTTTGAAGCGACGGCCCGCTCAGGGGTTCCCCGCGAACTGACACCGGGAAAACAAGGGGCCGGCCTGCTCGTGGCTGGCATGCTCGAAGCGTCTAATGTTTCCATCGCAGAAGAACTGGAAGCACTGGCCTCAATCAAACAGCGCGTCGATGCGCTGCAGACCATCTACCAACTGGATACCCTCGAACCGGTACAGGCTGACCTCGGTCCCCCTTCCGATCGTATCGCTCGACCGGAAGGTCAGCGACGGCCCCGCGGCAATCGCCCGATTATCAAATAA
- a CDS encoding RraA family protein: MSTTEGLSNEALDELAKYDTPTVCNVIELWNIRPRNVGFMNDTIKACFPKMPPMVGYALTSTFRSMAPPRSGDVYAGLDNQVAAFESLPGAPVVVYQDVDEPTASATFGEVMCSTYKAYGAKGIITSGAGRDLDQVEALDFPAFTNGAICAHGYCHTLAVNVPITVGGIPIYPGDLLHGDLNGVTTIPHEIASEIADACKDLMKAEDIVLDYLKGGNLTPEGLGEARKELAAEVGKLGKRLRGE, translated from the coding sequence ATGTCCACGACTGAAGGCCTCTCCAACGAAGCTTTGGATGAACTTGCCAAGTATGACACCCCGACCGTCTGTAATGTGATCGAACTGTGGAACATCCGTCCGCGGAACGTCGGCTTTATGAACGACACCATCAAAGCCTGCTTCCCCAAGATGCCTCCCATGGTTGGCTACGCGTTGACTTCCACTTTCCGCTCTATGGCACCGCCGCGCAGTGGTGACGTTTACGCCGGTCTGGATAACCAGGTCGCTGCGTTCGAATCACTGCCGGGTGCACCGGTTGTCGTTTACCAGGATGTGGATGAGCCTACCGCTTCCGCCACGTTCGGCGAAGTGATGTGCAGCACTTATAAAGCATACGGTGCGAAAGGGATCATCACCTCCGGCGCCGGTCGTGACCTGGACCAGGTGGAAGCCCTCGATTTCCCCGCGTTTACGAACGGGGCGATCTGTGCGCACGGTTACTGTCACACACTGGCCGTCAACGTGCCGATTACCGTGGGTGGCATTCCGATTTATCCCGGCGACCTGCTGCACGGCGACCTGAACGGCGTGACGACGATTCCTCACGAGATCGCTTCCGAAATCGCGGACGCTTGTAAGGATCTGATGAAAGCCGAAGACATCGTGCTGGACTATCTCAAGGGGGGCAACCTGACTCCCGAAGGTCTGGGCGAAGCCCGCAAGGAACTGGCGGCCGAAGTCGGCAAGCTGGGCAAACGGTTGCGGGGTGAGTAG
- a CDS encoding lactate racemase domain-containing protein, translating into MDRITTMNMNLPQAYRIRQHFPTTRLKDVGAAVTAALSQLNLGEVIKPGDSVAVPVGSRGIANIALIIKSTVDYLKSLGAEPFIVPAMGSHGGGTAEGQAQVIASYGVTEAAMGVEIRSSMETVIVDQTPHGIPVHFDKNAYAADHVLVCGRVKPHTRFVGDIESGLHKMMLIGLGKHEGAKIYHRAIEDHSFEEIIKAVAASVLKKCSVIGGLAIVENSYDETGLIEAVAPENFYEREKELLEIARQWLPRLPFPKIDLLIVDRIGKNISGSGMDACVVGRKFNDHAATERDVVACKRIMIRGLTEETHGNACGIGLAEFTNERTVAGVDWQSTRINTITGSHPTAGMVPLVYPNDREAIEAALQTVGLVEPETSGIVQIYDTLELSEVVVSETYLEEINSRDDLDIISGPFDLPFDAEGNLASVFKKPQH; encoded by the coding sequence ATGGATCGAATCACGACTATGAACATGAATCTGCCCCAGGCTTACCGGATCCGCCAGCACTTCCCCACGACGCGTCTCAAAGATGTCGGAGCCGCGGTTACTGCCGCCTTGTCGCAGCTGAATCTGGGGGAAGTAATTAAACCGGGGGATTCTGTGGCGGTGCCTGTGGGTAGCCGCGGAATTGCCAATATTGCGCTGATTATCAAGTCGACTGTCGATTACCTGAAGTCACTCGGCGCGGAACCGTTTATTGTCCCGGCGATGGGCAGTCATGGTGGCGGGACCGCGGAAGGTCAGGCGCAGGTGATTGCCTCGTATGGGGTGACGGAAGCAGCCATGGGGGTGGAGATCCGTTCCTCGATGGAGACGGTGATTGTCGACCAGACGCCGCACGGGATTCCGGTACATTTTGATAAGAACGCCTATGCTGCGGATCATGTGCTGGTCTGCGGTCGGGTCAAGCCGCACACTCGGTTCGTGGGGGATATTGAATCGGGTCTGCATAAGATGATGTTGATCGGCCTGGGGAAGCATGAGGGGGCCAAGATCTATCATCGGGCGATTGAAGATCACAGTTTTGAAGAAATCATCAAAGCGGTGGCAGCGTCGGTATTGAAAAAATGCAGCGTGATCGGTGGCCTGGCGATTGTCGAGAATTCCTACGACGAGACCGGCCTGATCGAAGCTGTGGCGCCGGAGAACTTTTACGAACGGGAGAAGGAACTGCTGGAGATTGCCCGCCAGTGGCTCCCGCGACTGCCATTCCCGAAGATCGATCTGCTGATCGTGGATCGGATCGGGAAGAACATCAGCGGTTCGGGAATGGATGCCTGCGTGGTCGGACGGAAGTTCAATGACCATGCCGCCACGGAGCGGGATGTCGTCGCCTGCAAACGAATTATGATTCGCGGTTTGACCGAAGAGACGCATGGCAACGCGTGTGGCATCGGTCTGGCGGAGTTCACGAATGAGCGGACCGTAGCGGGCGTGGACTGGCAGAGCACCCGCATTAATACAATCACAGGGAGTCATCCTACCGCCGGGATGGTTCCTCTGGTGTATCCGAATGACCGCGAAGCCATTGAAGCGGCCCTGCAGACTGTGGGGTTGGTGGAACCCGAGACCAGTGGCATCGTACAGATTTACGACACGCTAGAACTGAGCGAAGTTGTCGTCAGCGAAACGTACCTGGAGGAGATCAACAGCCGCGACGACCTGGATATTATTTCCGGGCCGTTCGACTTGCCTTTCGATGCAGAAGGGAATCTGGCCTCCGTTTTTAAGAAACCGCAACACTGA
- a CDS encoding sigma-54-dependent Fis family transcriptional regulator — MSKIETVEWLDWKRLPLFSRFDDAASLIQLGDQLLEEATQQTTAADYLRQFLPQLATELSCQWCTLIERTPEWETLFEFGRNSAASFPTNLCNEALDRDAAGLGADEKKADWFYIAAPLGDVRPGTVLLVGGRDLTSEALGNAVVASRVLGYALSIVEKREKHVKRIGRLETTLHIASSFSSARDTQSLLELIAKEATRLLASERSSIFIWDQEHKQVVACPALGVEGNTLRLPDDVGIVGEVIHSGKTVTVDDAYNDDRFDPSVDKSSGFRTRNLLCVPLRNNAGELIGAFEVMNKQAGKSDFDDDDAQSLEELGVQAATALENTRELEQLSRSRDQLTEQAKQKVQIIGKSSAIDALRSTIERLASTDLPVLILGESGTGKEVVSQSLHYQGPRANTPFIAVNCAALTETLLESELFGHEKGAFTDAHETRIGKFELAEGGTLFLDEIGDMSLGGQAKLLRVLEQKVITRVGGSESIPINVRVVAATNAKLADAVRDKKFREDLFYRLSVVTLELPPLRERPEDVILLAEFFLTQFCGQANRRVLKMSAEAKKRLQAHLWPGNVRELRNLMERVAFLCAGDRVEVEDLAFILSPSRDSVVDMSSDLSLKEATRLFQQEYIRRTIKRVGGNMSETAKCLGLHRSNLYRKMGQLEMQEASDMSEEDDD, encoded by the coding sequence GTGAGTAAAATCGAAACAGTGGAATGGCTGGACTGGAAGCGACTGCCATTATTTTCCCGCTTTGATGACGCAGCCTCTCTGATCCAGCTGGGTGACCAGCTGCTCGAAGAAGCGACCCAGCAGACCACGGCCGCCGACTACCTGCGCCAGTTTCTGCCCCAGCTGGCCACCGAACTCTCCTGCCAGTGGTGTACGCTCATCGAACGCACGCCCGAGTGGGAAACCCTCTTCGAATTCGGACGCAACTCCGCCGCCAGCTTCCCCACCAACCTCTGTAACGAAGCCCTCGACCGCGACGCCGCCGGCCTCGGTGCCGATGAAAAAAAGGCCGACTGGTTCTACATCGCCGCCCCCCTGGGTGACGTCCGTCCCGGCACGGTACTCCTCGTCGGCGGTCGCGACTTGACCAGCGAAGCCCTCGGCAACGCCGTCGTCGCGTCCCGCGTACTGGGTTACGCCCTGTCGATCGTGGAGAAACGCGAAAAGCACGTCAAACGGATCGGCCGCCTCGAAACCACACTGCACATCGCCTCCAGCTTTTCGTCCGCCCGCGATACCCAGTCACTGCTGGAACTGATCGCCAAAGAAGCCACCCGCCTTCTCGCCAGCGAACGCTCCAGTATCTTCATCTGGGATCAGGAACACAAACAGGTCGTCGCCTGCCCCGCCCTGGGTGTCGAAGGCAACACGCTCCGCCTGCCCGATGATGTCGGCATCGTCGGTGAAGTGATTCACAGCGGCAAAACCGTCACCGTGGACGACGCCTACAACGACGACCGCTTCGATCCCAGCGTCGACAAATCCAGCGGCTTCCGCACCCGCAACCTGCTCTGCGTCCCGCTCCGCAACAACGCCGGCGAACTGATCGGCGCGTTCGAAGTCATGAACAAGCAGGCCGGCAAATCCGACTTCGACGACGATGACGCCCAAAGCCTCGAAGAGCTCGGCGTGCAGGCCGCCACCGCACTGGAAAACACCCGCGAACTCGAACAGCTCTCCCGCAGCCGCGACCAGCTCACCGAACAGGCCAAGCAGAAAGTCCAGATCATCGGGAAGAGCTCGGCCATCGACGCACTCCGCTCGACCATCGAACGTCTCGCCAGCACCGATCTCCCTGTACTGATCCTCGGCGAAAGCGGAACCGGGAAAGAGGTCGTCAGCCAGTCCCTGCACTACCAGGGCCCCCGCGCGAATACCCCGTTCATCGCCGTCAACTGTGCAGCGCTGACCGAGACGCTGCTCGAAAGCGAACTCTTCGGCCACGAGAAAGGCGCCTTCACCGACGCCCACGAAACCCGCATCGGAAAATTCGAACTCGCCGAAGGAGGCACACTGTTCCTCGACGAAATCGGCGACATGAGCCTGGGCGGCCAGGCCAAACTGCTGCGGGTTCTGGAACAGAAAGTCATCACCCGCGTCGGCGGTTCCGAAAGCATCCCGATCAACGTCCGCGTCGTCGCCGCGACAAATGCGAAGCTCGCCGATGCGGTCCGCGATAAAAAGTTCCGCGAAGACCTCTTCTACCGCCTGAGCGTCGTCACCCTCGAACTGCCGCCCCTCCGCGAACGTCCGGAAGACGTCATTCTGCTGGCCGAGTTTTTCCTCACCCAGTTCTGCGGTCAGGCCAACCGCCGTGTGCTGAAGATGTCCGCCGAAGCCAAAAAACGCCTGCAGGCCCATCTCTGGCCCGGCAACGTTCGCGAACTGCGCAACCTGATGGAACGCGTCGCCTTCCTCTGTGCCGGCGACCGCGTCGAAGTCGAAGACCTCGCCTTCATCCTCAGCCCCAGCCGCGACTCCGTCGTCGACATGTCTTCCGACCTGAGCCTCAAAGAAGCGACCCGCCTCTTCCAGCAGGAATACATCCGCCGCACCATCAAACGCGTGGGAGGCAACATGAGCGAAACCGCCAAATGCCTCGGCCTGCACCGCTCCAACCTCTACCGCAAAATGGGCCAGCTGGAAATGCAGGAAGCCAGCGACATGTCCGAAGAAGACGACGACTAA
- a CDS encoding SRPBCC family protein, whose amino-acid sequence MANFEASVQLTATPEQVFEFLIDTENILKISPPDAGLTFTKKPDKLYKGATIEFRIQGFGQVQEGVHEITVFDEPKLFTEKQISGPLKHYIHEHEIVPSGDNLVTVIDRLEFQPPGGLLGFIVTESKLLDVFDEGFYHRHNKLKEIFS is encoded by the coding sequence ATGGCGAACTTCGAAGCCAGCGTGCAGCTGACCGCCACCCCCGAACAGGTATTCGAGTTTCTGATCGATACCGAAAATATCCTGAAGATCAGTCCTCCGGATGCCGGCCTGACATTTACGAAAAAACCGGACAAGCTCTATAAAGGGGCGACGATTGAATTTCGTATTCAGGGCTTCGGGCAGGTACAGGAAGGGGTCCACGAGATCACCGTTTTCGATGAACCGAAGCTGTTTACCGAAAAACAGATTTCCGGTCCGCTCAAGCATTACATCCACGAACACGAAATCGTACCGAGCGGCGATAACCTGGTGACCGTGATTGACCGGCTCGAATTTCAACCGCCGGGAGGTCTGCTCGGATTCATCGTGACGGAATCCAAGCTGCTCGACGTGTTCGACGAAGGCTTCTATCACCGCCACAACAAGCTCAAGGAAATCTTCTCCTGA
- the ilvD gene encoding dihydroxy-acid dehydratase: protein MSSDSQPILNRYSSRITQPRSQGASQAMLYATGMTEEDMNKAQVGISSVWYEGNSCNMHLNILAAKVKEGVEASGLVGMRFNTIGVSDGISMGTDGMSYSLQSRDLIADSIETVTCAQWYDANISLPGCDKNMPGCLIAMGRFNRPSLMVYGGTIAPGCLNNQKLDIVSAFQSYGEYLAGSIDDETRKQIVQKSCPGAGACGGMYTANTMASAIEALGMALPYSSSIPAEHPDKLEECYRAGAAIKKLLEMDLKPRDIMTREAFENAMVLTVALGGSTNAVLHLLAIARSVNVELTIDDFQSVSDRIPLLADFKPSGKYVMADLQEQGGTPAVLKYLISEGLINGDCMTVTGKTHSENLADLPGLKEGQDIVHKVSDPIKPSGHLQILKGNLAPTGAVAKITGKEGLVFEGTANVFDSEEDMLKALEDKKISKGDVIIIRYEGPKGGPGMPEMLTPTSAIMGAGLGKDVALLTDGRFSGGSHGFIVGHITPEAQEGGPIALVKNGDKVIVDAENNRIDMEVSDEELEERRKAWTAPPFKYTRGTLYKYIKNVKSASEGCVTDE, encoded by the coding sequence ATGTCATCCGATTCCCAACCGATTCTGAACCGTTACAGTTCCCGCATCACTCAGCCCCGTTCGCAGGGGGCGTCTCAGGCCATGCTGTATGCCACGGGCATGACCGAAGAAGATATGAACAAGGCCCAGGTCGGGATTTCCAGCGTCTGGTACGAAGGTAACTCCTGTAACATGCACCTCAATATTCTGGCTGCGAAGGTCAAAGAGGGTGTGGAAGCATCCGGCCTGGTCGGAATGCGGTTCAACACGATCGGCGTGAGTGACGGGATTTCGATGGGAACCGACGGCATGTCGTACTCTTTACAGTCCCGCGATTTGATCGCCGACAGTATCGAAACCGTGACCTGTGCCCAGTGGTATGATGCGAACATTTCACTGCCCGGCTGTGACAAGAACATGCCCGGCTGTCTGATCGCGATGGGGCGTTTCAACCGTCCGTCGCTGATGGTCTACGGCGGAACCATTGCTCCCGGCTGTCTGAACAATCAGAAGCTGGATATCGTCTCTGCGTTCCAGTCTTACGGGGAATACCTGGCCGGTTCGATTGATGACGAAACCCGGAAGCAGATCGTGCAGAAGAGCTGTCCGGGCGCTGGTGCCTGCGGCGGGATGTATACCGCGAACACCATGGCGTCGGCGATTGAAGCTTTGGGGATGGCACTGCCTTACAGTTCGTCGATTCCGGCTGAGCATCCCGATAAACTCGAAGAGTGTTACCGGGCTGGTGCAGCGATCAAGAAGCTGCTGGAAATGGACCTCAAGCCGCGGGACATCATGACGCGGGAAGCCTTTGAAAACGCGATGGTGCTGACCGTCGCTCTGGGCGGTTCGACCAACGCCGTGCTGCACCTGCTGGCGATTGCCCGCTCGGTGAATGTCGAGCTGACCATCGACGACTTCCAGTCGGTCAGCGATCGCATTCCGCTGCTGGCGGACTTCAAGCCCAGTGGTAAGTACGTGATGGCTGACCTGCAGGAGCAGGGGGGAACCCCGGCTGTGCTGAAGTACCTGATCTCCGAAGGTCTGATCAACGGCGACTGCATGACGGTGACCGGCAAGACCCACTCTGAAAACCTGGCCGATCTGCCTGGTCTGAAAGAGGGACAGGACATCGTGCACAAAGTCAGCGACCCGATCAAGCCGAGCGGTCACCTGCAGATCCTCAAAGGGAACCTGGCTCCGACTGGTGCGGTTGCCAAGATCACCGGAAAAGAAGGTCTGGTTTTCGAAGGAACCGCCAACGTATTCGATTCCGAAGAAGACATGCTCAAGGCCCTGGAAGACAAAAAGATCAGCAAAGGGGATGTGATCATCATCCGCTACGAAGGCCCCAAAGGGGGACCGGGTATGCCTGAGATGCTGACCCCGACTTCGGCCATCATGGGGGCCGGCCTGGGTAAAGACGTGGCTCTGTTGACCGACGGTCGTTTCTCCGGCGGTTCACACGGCTTCATCGTGGGCCACATCACTCCCGAAGCCCAGGAAGGGGGGCCGATTGCTTTGGTCAAGAACGGCGACAAGGTGATCGTCGACGCCGAGAATAATCGCATTGATATGGAAGTCAGCGACGAAGAACTCGAAGAACGCCGCAAAGCCTGGACGGCTCCCCCGTTCAAATACACGCGGGGTACTTTGTATAAATACATCAAGAACGTGAAGTCGGCTTCCGAAGGTTGTGTGACCGACGAGTAA